The proteins below are encoded in one region of Salvelinus namaycush isolate Seneca chromosome 39, SaNama_1.0, whole genome shotgun sequence:
- the LOC120032569 gene encoding dispanin subfamily A member 2b-like, which yields MDQPPPYQPEFVPMKGNKYMRLEDTHGAPKFQHTVVLGQPQPVVPQPRDHIIWSLCSLVYCNPFCLGMLAVYFSIKSRDRKMVGDSEGARKHGNTARCFNTVTLTLSILGLLFLFITYGIIIYQVAH from the exons ATGGATCAACCACCACCGTACCAGCCAGAGTTTGTCCCAATGAAAGGAAATAAGTACATGCGTCTTGAAGACACTCACGGAGCGCCCAAGTTCCAACATACCGTCGTCTTGGGACAGCCACAGCCCGTTGTACCGCAGCCCAGGGATCACATTATCTGGTCACTTTGCAGCCTCGTGTACTGCAACCCATTCTGTCTCGGAATGTTAGCGGTGTATTTCTCCATAAAG TCCAGGGATAGGAAGATGGTTGGAGACTCGGAGGGAGCAAGAAAACACGGGAACACTGCACGCTGCTTTAATACTGTGACCCTGACCCTGTCAATCCTCGGGCTGCTCTTCCTCTTCATCACCTATGGTATCATCATCTACCAAGTTGCACACTGA